In the genome of Segatella copri, one region contains:
- a CDS encoding fibronectin type III domain-containing protein, translated as MKIKIKHLLMMLLCISVSSMMLVSCSDEDESVMGPVAINSCQYTATEVTPIWTLVPNDNCDGYVIKLYKGTRANVGDMVEEKKLDYRTCKCTFSGLTPNTQYVISTQAIPSAKSGFSSAQIYWKEFTTSAQ; from the coding sequence ATGAAAATCAAAATCAAGCACCTTTTGATGATGCTGTTATGTATTTCAGTATCGTCGATGATGTTGGTTTCGTGCAGTGACGAAGACGAGAGCGTGATGGGCCCAGTTGCTATCAACTCATGTCAGTACACCGCTACGGAGGTGACACCTATTTGGACTTTGGTTCCTAATGACAATTGCGATGGCTACGTAATTAAGCTCTACAAGGGTACACGTGCCAACGTTGGTGACATGGTTGAGGAGAAGAAGCTCGACTATCGTACATGCAAGTGTACTTTCAGCGGTCTGACACCCAACACACAGTATGTCATTTCTACCCAGGCCATTCCAAGTGCAAAGAGTGGCTTCAGCAGTGCGCAGATTTACTGGAAGGAATTTACCACCAGTGCCCAGTAA
- a CDS encoding sialidase family protein, translated as MIFSANIGKALCLATMGISLLSTVQVAVAIPAVAAETQVVNRQGGITVFPNREAQYRIPAIVECKSGKLIAFTDHRYHNQDIGGGRHLDIVMKTSMDKGATWSSPEQMVAKGGNGIATSFDCAHGDAAVVVDKESGRILLMCASGGIGYWESKRGHLLMMGRYYSDDEGKTWYGEEVTKQIYDLMPEVESAFFTSGRICQSKQIKVGKYYRVYTVLCTRSGNRILYSDDFGQTWNVLGKNVADAAPRGDEAKIEELPDGNVLLSSRTMGGRYINIYSYDDEKTATGSWGKVVASEAQNLGVAAHKNACNGEVLIVDAKKNGKKVKLLLQSVPVGPGRTNVGIYYKALETPADYATPEAIAKNWEGCYQLSNTTSAYSTMVQGKNGSIYFLLEENAFKNPKTQTDDYYDIRFYNLSIEQITNNRYK; from the coding sequence ATGATTTTTTCAGCAAACATAGGCAAGGCATTGTGCCTCGCTACAATGGGTATTTCCTTGCTATCTACAGTACAGGTTGCTGTTGCTATCCCGGCTGTGGCTGCAGAGACACAGGTTGTTAACCGACAGGGCGGTATTACGGTCTTCCCTAACAGGGAAGCGCAGTATCGCATTCCTGCCATCGTAGAGTGTAAGTCGGGAAAGTTGATTGCGTTTACCGATCATCGTTACCACAATCAGGATATTGGTGGCGGCCGTCATCTCGACATTGTGATGAAGACCAGTATGGACAAGGGTGCTACCTGGAGTTCTCCTGAGCAGATGGTGGCAAAGGGTGGAAACGGTATCGCTACCAGTTTCGACTGCGCTCATGGCGATGCGGCTGTCGTAGTAGATAAGGAGAGCGGTAGAATTCTCCTGATGTGTGCATCGGGCGGCATCGGCTACTGGGAGTCTAAGCGTGGTCATCTCCTGATGATGGGTAGATACTACAGCGACGACGAGGGCAAGACATGGTATGGCGAAGAAGTGACCAAGCAGATTTACGATCTCATGCCAGAAGTGGAATCAGCCTTCTTTACCAGTGGTAGAATCTGCCAGAGTAAGCAGATTAAGGTAGGCAAGTACTATCGTGTATATACCGTGTTGTGTACCCGCAGCGGTAACCGCATTCTCTATAGTGACGATTTCGGTCAGACATGGAATGTTTTGGGCAAGAATGTAGCCGATGCTGCTCCTCGTGGAGATGAAGCTAAGATTGAAGAGTTGCCAGACGGCAATGTGTTGCTCAGCAGCCGTACAATGGGTGGACGCTACATCAATATCTATTCTTATGATGATGAGAAGACAGCTACAGGTTCCTGGGGCAAGGTAGTAGCTTCTGAAGCCCAGAATCTAGGTGTTGCTGCCCATAAGAACGCTTGTAATGGTGAGGTCCTCATAGTGGATGCCAAGAAAAACGGCAAGAAGGTGAAGCTGTTACTTCAGAGTGTTCCTGTAGGTCCAGGTCGTACAAACGTAGGTATCTACTACAAGGCATTGGAGACTCCTGCTGATTATGCCACTCCAGAGGCGATTGCCAAAAACTGGGAAGGCTGCTATCAGCTGAGCAATACTACATCGGCTTACTCAACTATGGTTCAGGGCAAGAATGGAAGCATCTACTTTCTTTTGGAGGAGAATGCCTTTAAGAATCCGAAGACACAGACAGATGACTATTACGACATCCGATTCTATAACCTGAGCATTGAGCAGATAACAAATAATAGATATAAATAA